In Microplitis demolitor isolate Queensland-Clemson2020A chromosome 9, iyMicDemo2.1a, whole genome shotgun sequence, one genomic interval encodes:
- the LOC128668657 gene encoding uncharacterized protein LOC128668657 translates to MSAKYLLSFESHLSSLNMMVTEVGDGQYTLIPLTDCEIKLEVLESMWNKLSDAHDKLTGCKDIDMSHNYFKEGRYSKALSRYVLVKSALKRRVVELEPRPAPLSPHNLSLHAQATTARPLLPTIQPPTFNGELLEWQSFKNKFASVVNKEGVSEVDKMHYLLQSLKGTAYSLVANVEISKTAFATAWQTLNTRYENKRVLITAQLNKLFNIPQMASRASKEVNNVINTVSEVMNALAALGSPVEHWDHFVVHFITQKLDPTTREDWELTLGAASEFPTYERIKTFLLSRARALEAMEGRLPVKPRDPKANKRASSNNKPPHGFKNSPAHVHVANSQQSVTTTSGSSTNANSPPGPSPGPATRHQNPCSCCGEAHFIVSCPLYRNLTPNERHQRAISKSLCLNCLGTHALENCRSKNRCRHCNAAHHSMLHDSTHLYAPPAKSNAPTTLSSRFQGSQTNATPRLQRTLSPTSTAASLLSTQQSLSSYHSSSPERPLVLLATAYAFLITPTQRPHAVRLLIDPGSELSLISQHVTRLLNLSSSESRIPIIGVGSVPSGSTKGAVNILLRSAHSDDQVTLHAHVLPHLTVELPPVDVSSQSWPHIADLELADPNYASPGRIDILVGADSYGVIMKPGIRTGSPGQPIAIQTIFGWAVLGPINSTTLASPAHQGLLVTNSQLHDLIARFWELEDVSSSGKESLSAEEAECEAHYMATHSRDISGRYIVRLPFKSNAPPLGHSKSIAQRALTRLLKLISTQPELQHLYHEFLDEYESLGHMQKGKPSNAEADSYYLPHHGVMRNNKIRVVFNGSCKSTSGNSLNDCLHVGPKTQNDIFDVLLYVRRHQLIFTTDVEKMFRQILVHPEDQKFQRILWINENNQVQDFDLCTVTYGTTSAPYLAGRTLQQLLLDEGHDFPVAVEPFQKGSYVDDITGGADDIKSLNAIATQVEEMALRGCFPLAKWKSNHPGFFRLPSFQSTSSETHQFSESSSKILGLAWQCAPDLLMFTGQPILQATITKRTILSETAQLFDPLGLISPIIVRAKVLMQDLWQEKIGWDDTLPPQIIHPWTTFRNELAQLSQLTIPRWLQLRSDNSQVEIHGFSDASLAAMAAAVYVKVSSPSGSSTVTLVCSKTRVAPLHRLTIPRLELSAALLLSKLITRVQTTLQLQHAPVTLWTDSSVSLAWINSDALRWKEFVKNRVQQIQQSAPDATWRFVSGKHNPADCASRGLTPSQLITHKLWWSGPDWLAEPNHLWPSFAAPNELPDDMEIRPSTVHVSSTPQLPFGVLFRQDTTLTKLLRVTATIQRAAACFRRVPSSGLKSSPLNPADLRFALTFWIKSTQQSYFASELQAISQGKSLAKSHPLTRLTAWIDQTGLLRVGGRLQNAQLDEDAKHPPILPKDSILSHLIISNAHTRTLHGGTQLTLNYLRKYCWILGGRAPVKSHIHRCVTCTRIRGARAQQRMGQLPASRVTPSLVFEHSGVDYAGPVSLKFFNGRGSRTYKAWIAVFVCFSTSAVHLELVTDYSAEGFLKAFRRFVSRRGVCKTLSSDCGTNFQGAQVELKSLLAGFTKESQHLQQLIANDGTHWKFNPPGAPHMGGKWEAAVKSVKQHLAKINSDKLLTYEDYTTLLIQIEAVLNSRPLSALSEDPDDLTALTPGHFIRGAPLTTIPEPSLLHLPINRLSLLQYIQQRLQLFWANWSESCLKTHQTISKWNTSFHDIGIGSMVLLLDERFPPSKWPLGRVTHVHPGQDDLTRVVTVKTATSTYLRPIHKLVLLPIPRHEEDSHDAPPATSQVLRLQAAKGGEKPPASRYIIDRRTLTVYRPMLLIDRQFLERR, encoded by the exons ATGTCGGCCAAGTACCTGCTATCGTTCGAGTCCCACCTGAGCAGTCTCAACATGATGGTCACTGAAGTAGGAGATGGACAATACACGCTCATTCCACTAACCGACTGCGAGATCAAGCTTGAAGTGCTTGAGTCAATGTGGAACAAACTCTCTGATGCTCACGACAAGCTTACCGGTTGCAAGGACATCGACATGTCCCACAACTACTTCAAAGAAGGACGATACTCAAAAGCACTAAGTCGCTACGTCTTAGTCAAGTCGGCACTGAAGCGTCGCGTGGTCGAGCTTGAGCCACGTCCGGCGCCTCTCTCTCCGCACAATCTCTCCCTACATGCGCAAGCAACAACTGCTCGTCCATTGCTGCCCACGATTCAGCCTCCAACCTTCAACGGCGAACTACTCGAATGGCAATCATTTAAGAACAAGTTCGCGTCGGTTGTCAACAAAGAAGGCGTCAGTGAAGTCGACAAAATGCATTATCTCCTCCAGAGCTTGAAGGGTACCGCTTACTCCCTTGTTGCCAACGTGGAGATCTCTAAGACTGCATTCGCTACTGCTTGGCAGACCTTAAATACAAGGTACGAGAATAAACGCGTACTAATCACCGCTCAGCTGAACAAACTATTCAACATCCCCCAGATGGCGTCGCGCGCAAGCAAGGAAGTCAACAATGTGATCAACACAGTCAGTGAGGTTATGAACGCTCTTGCTGCACTCGGGTCGCCAGTGGAGCATTGGGATCACTTCGTGGTACACTTCATTACCCAAAAGCTCGATCCTACGACACGAGAAGATTGGGAACTTACTCTCGGAGCTGCGTCCGAATTCCCGACCTACGAGCGCATCAAAACGTTCCTCTTGTCCCGTGCACGAGCTCTCGAAGCCATGGAAGGACGTCTCCCAGTAAAGCCACGTGATCCCAAGGCGAACAAAAGGGCCTCCAGCAACAACAAGCCTCCTCACGGGTTCAAAAACTCCCCTGCGCATGTCCATGTAGCGAATTCGCAACAAAGCGTCACTACGACTTCCGGGTCATCCACTAACGCTAACTCTCCGCCTGGACCGAGTCCTGGACCTGCTACAAGACATCAAAATCCTTGCTCATGTTGCGGTGAAGCGCATTTCATCGTCTCATGTCCATTGTACCGCAATCTAACGCCTAACGAGCGTCATCAGCGAGCAATCTCCAAGTCATTATGCCTCAATTGTCTTGGGACGCATGCTCTGGAGAATTGCCGTAGCAAAAATCGCTGTCGTCACTGTAATGCAGCACATCATTCCATGCTACACGATTCCACGCATCTCTACGCTCCACCAGCCAAATCTAACGCTCCGACGACTCTCTCGAGCCGTTTTCAAGGCTCTCAAAC TAACGCAACTCCACGCTTACAACGCACGCTCTCGCCAACGTCTACTGCTGCGTCACTACTATCAACGCAACAATCACTCTCATCTTATCACTCATCCTCACCAGAAAGACCTCTAGTGCTGCTAGCCACAGCCTACGCCTTTCTTATTACGCCTACACAACGCCCGCACGCAGTACGGCTTCTGATTGATCCAGGATCCGAGTTGTCACTCATCTCTCAGCACGTTACTCGCCTGTTGAACCTATCAAGCTCTGAATCACGGATTCCAATCATTGGAGTCGGAAGTGTACCCTCTGGATCTACCAAGGGTGCTGTTAATATTCTACTACGCTCAGCGCACTCTGACGATCAAGTCACGCTGCACGCACACGTACTACCACACCTTACCGTTGAATTGCCTCCAGTTGATGTCTCATCTCAATCGTGGCCTCATATTGCTGATTTAGAGCTAGCGGATCCTAATTACGCATCACCTGGCCGCATTGACATCCTCGTCGGAGCTGATTCTTATGGCGTGATCATGAAGCCGGGAATCAGGACTGGAAGTCCCGGGCAGCCCATTGCAATCCAAACTATATTTGGGTGGGCAGTTCTGGGACCTATCAATTCGACAACGCTCGCATCGCCTGCGCATCAAGGCCTTCTCGTCACCAACTCTCAGCTTCATGACCTCATCGCGAGATTCTGGGAGCTGGAAGACGTCTCATCGTCAGGCAAGGAGTCTCTCAGTGCCGAAGAAGCAGAGTGTGAAGCTCACTATATGGCTACCCACTCGCGAGACATCTCTGGGCGCTATATTGTACGCCTGCCTTTCAAATCGAACGCGCCACCACTAGGGCACTCGAAGAGCATCGCACAACGCGCATTAACTCGCTTACTAAAACTCATCTCAACTCAACCTGAGCTCCAGCATCTCTACCATGAGTTCCTCGACGAATACGAGTCCCTGGGTCATATGCAGAAGGGCAAACCCTCAAACGCAGAAGCTGACAGTTATTACTTGCCACATCACGGTGTCATGCGCAATAACAAGATCCGCGTGGTATTTAATGGCTCTTGCAAATCAACTTCAGGCAACTCTCTCAATGATTGTCTTCACGTAGGTCCCAAGACTCAGAACGACATCTTCGACGTCCTCCTTTACGTACGGCGCCACCAGCTTATCTTCACAACTGACGTAGAGAAGATGTTTCGCCAAATTCTGGTTCACCCAGAAGATCAAAAATTCCAACGCATACTGTGGATCAACGAGAACAATCAAGTCCAGGACTTTGATCTCTGCACGGTTACCTATGGTACCACGTCAGCTCCTTACTTGGCTGGCCGTACTCTGCAACAGCTACTTCTCGATGAAGGTCACGACTTTCCCGTAGCAGTGGAACCTTTCCAGAAAGGCAGCTACGTCGATGATATTACTGGTGGTGCTGATGATATTAAATCTCTTAACGCTATTGCAACGCAAGTTGAAGAAATGGCTCTTCGAGGATGCTTTCCTCTAGCAAAGTGGAAAAGCAACCATCCAGGTTTCTTCAGACTTCCTTCATTTCAGTCAACAAGTTCAGAGACTCATCAATTTAGCGAATCATCCTCTAAGATTCTTGGTCTTGCTTGGCAATGCGCTCCAGATCTGCTTATGTTCACGGGTCAGCCCATCCTACAAGCAACCATCACCAAACGCACTATACTCTCTGAAACCGCTCAGCTCTTTGATCCTCTCGGTCTGATTTCACCCATCATTGTCCGCGCGAAAGTTTTAATGCAGGATTTGTGGCAAGAGAAGATCGGATGGGATGACACGCTCCCTCCTCAAATCATACATCCCTGGACGACGTTTCGCAATGAACTTGCACAACTCTCGCAACTCACTATTCCTCGATGGCTTCAACTACGATCCGATAATTCTCAAGTCGAGATACATGGCTTCTCGGATGCTTCACTGGCTGCAATGGCTGCTGCAGTCTATGTAAAAGTGTCTTCGCCATCGGGATCCTCCACAGTGACTCTCGTTTGCAGCAAAACCAGAGTTGCTCCACTCCATCGTTTAACAATTCCACGCTTGGAGCTATCAGCCGCGCTACTACTCTCCAAACTTATCACTCGAGTTCAAACCACTCTCCAGCTGCAACACGCTCCCGTCACCTTGTGGACAGACTCTTCAGTATCGCTTGCTTGGATCAACAGTGATGCACTGCGTTGGAAGGAGTTTGTAAAGAATCGAGTGCAACAAATTCAACAATCTGCGCCTGACGCAACCTGGAGGTTTGTATCTGGGAAGCACAACCCTGCAGATTGTGCTTCTCGAGGTCTCACTCCATCCCAACTCATCACGCACAAGCTCTGGTGGTCAGGTCCTGACTGGTTAGCTGAACCAAATCATCTCTGGCCTTCATTCGCAGCTCCTAATGAACTGCCAGATGACATGGAAATTCGTCCTAGCACAGTGCACGTCTCCTCAACTCCACAGCTGCCGTTCGGCGTTTTATTCCGCCAAGACACAACTCTTACCAAGTTACTTCGCGTCACAGCTACAATTCAACGAGCCGCAGCGTGCTTTAGAAGAGTCCCGAGTTCTGGTCTCAAATCGTCACCACTAAATCCTGCTGACCTGCGATTTGCTCTCACCTTCTGGATCAAATCGACGCAGCAATCGTACTTTGCCAGCGAGCTCCAAGCAATCTCTCAAGGCAAAAGTCTTGCAAAATCCCATCCTCTCACTCGCCTGACAGCGTGGATTGATCAGACCGGATTACTCCGCGTTGGTGGACGTCTTCAAAACGCTCAACTAGATGAAGATGCCAAACATCCTCCAATTCTGCCGAAAGACTCAATCCTCTCCCATCTCATCATCTCCAACGCTCATACACGCACTCTGCACGGCGGTACTCAGCTAACTCTGAACTACTTGCGCAAGTACTGCTGGATTCTTGGTGGTCGTGCTCCAGTTAAGTCCCACATCCACCGATGCGTCACTTGCACGAGAATACGCGGAGCCAGAGCACAACAACGCATGGGACAACTTCCCGCATCACGTGTTACCCCATCTCTAGTGTTTGAGCATTCTGGAGTCGACTACGCTGGTCCAGTGtctcttaaatttttcaacggaCGTGGTTCGCGTACCTATAAGGCCTGGATCGCGGTGTTTGTGTGCTTTTCGACTTCCGCCGTTCACCTGGAATTAGTAACGGACTACAGCGCTGAAGGATTCCTCAAAGCGTTCAGACGATTTGTATCTCGCCGAGGAGTCTGCAAGACTCTCTCCAGCGACTGCGGAACCAACTTCCAAGGCGCACAAGTCGAACTGAAGAGTCTCCTAGCAGGATTCACCAAAGAATCGCAACACTTGCAACAGCTGATCGCTAATGACGGGACTCACTGGAAGTTCAATCCACCTGGAGCTCCTCACATGGGCGGCAAATGGGAGGCTGCTGTGAAATCAGTCAAACAACACCTAGCTAAAATTAACTCTGACAAATTGCTAACCTACGAAGACTATACAACGCTGCTGATCCAGATTGAAGCTGTTCTCAACTCTCGTCCACTCAGTGCTCTCTCCGAAGACCCAGATGACCTCACTGCACTCACTCCCGGTCACTTCATTCGAGGAGCACCCCTCACGACTATACCTGAACCCTCACTCCTGCATCTACCAATCAACCGTCTCTCATTGCTGCAATACATTCAGCAGCGCCTTCAGCTGTTCTGGGCTAATTGGTCTGAATCGTGCCTGAAAACTCATCAAACCATATCTAAGTGGAACACGTCTTTCCACGACATCGGAATAGGTTCCATGGTGCTATTGTTAGATGAACGGTTTCCACCATCAAAATGGCCGCTGGGTCGTGTCACGCACGTTCATCCTGGGCAAGATGATCTTACCCGTGTCGTCACCGTCAAGACTGCCACATCAACTTACCTCAGACCAATCCACAAGTTGGTACTACTGCCAATTCCACGTCACGAGGAAGATTCTCATGATGCTCCTCCAGCAACATCACAGGTTCTCCGCCTACAAGCGGCGAAGGGGGGAGAAAAACCTCCCGCCTCCCGCTACATTATCGACCGCCGGACACTGACCGTGTATCGCCCTATGCTGCTTATCGATCGTCAG TTTTTAGAACGTCGGTGA